The following are encoded in a window of Castanea sativa cultivar Marrone di Chiusa Pesio chromosome 5, ASM4071231v1 genomic DNA:
- the LOC142636103 gene encoding receptor-like protein kinase HSL1, which produces MLLLFLSILSLLSPLTLSLNQEGLYLQSIKHTLSDPDSSLSSWNDRDPTPCNNWRGVKCDAASLSVVSVDLSNTNLAGPFPSLLCHLPNLTFLSLFNNSINSTLPLEISTCQNLQHLDLSQNLLTGALPHTLPTLPNLKYLDLTGNNFSGEIPDTFGRFQNLEVLSLVYNLLDGTVPSFLGNLTTLKMLNLSYNPFFPGRIPPELGNLTNLQILWLSDCNLVGEIPDSLGRLKKLTDLDLALNDLHGPIPSSLTGLTSVFQIELYNNSLSGELPAGMSNLTALRLLDASMNQLTGTIPDELCGLQLESLNLYENRFEGSLPESIANSPNLYELRIFRNGLTGELPRNLGAKSPLKWIDISNNKFSGEIPASLCAMGKLEELLMISNEFSGQIPPGLGECQSLTRIRMGYNRLSGEVPAGFWGLPSVNLLELVGNSFSGQIAKTIAGAANLSVLIVSNNEFSGPIPEEIGWLENLFKFWGHDNRFSGSLPESMFKLDQLGSLDLHNNELTGELPSEIKSWKKLNELNLAENGFSGQIPAEISSISVLNYLDLSRNQFSGKIPSGLQNLKLNQLNLSYNRLSGELPPMFAKELYKNSFVGNPGLCGDLEGLCDGKDEARNKGYVWLLRTIFVLAGLVFIVGVVWFYMKYRYIKMAKRAIDKSKWTLMSFHKLGFSEYEILDCLDEDNVIGTGGSGKVYKVVLSGGEVVAVKKLWGGATKEFDSGDVEKGGRVQDNAFDAEVETLGKIRHKNIVKLWCCCTTRDCKLLVYEYMPNGSLGDLLHSSKAGLLDWPTRYRIALDAAEGLSYLHHDCVPAIVHRDVKSNNILLDGDFGARVADFGVAKVVDLTGKGPKSMSVIAGSCGYIAPEYAYTLRVNEKSDIYSFGVVILELVTGRLPVDPEFGEKDLVKWVCTTLDQKGVDHVLDQKLDSCFKEDICKVLNIGLLCTSPLPINRPSMRRVVKLLQEVGTVNPSKTAKKDGKLTPYYYEDASDQGSVA; this is translated from the exons ATGCTTCTCCTCTTCCTTTCCATTCTCTCCCTCCTTTCACCCCTCACCCTCTCTCTAAACCAAGAGGGTCTCTACCTCCAAAGCATTAAACACACCCTCTCCGACCCAGACTCCTCCCTCTCCTCCTGGAACGACCGCGACCCCACTCCATGCAACAACTGGCGCGGCGTCAAATGCGACGCCGCTTCCCTCTCCGTCGTCTCCGTCGACCTCTCCAACACCAACCTCGCCGGCCCTTTCCCTTCCCTCCTCTGCCACCTCCCCAACCTCACTTTCCTTTCCCTCTTCAACAACTCCATCAACTCCACCCTCCCCCTCGAAATCTCCACGTGTCAAAACCTCCAGCACCTCGACCTCTCTCAGAACCTCCTCACCGGTGCACTCCCCCACACCTTACCGACCCTCCCTAACCTCAAGTACCTCGACTTAACTGGCAACAATTTCTCGGGAGAAATTCCCGATACTTTCGGGCGCTTTCAAAATCTCGAGGTTCTTTCTCTGGTCTACAATTTGTTGGATGGGACTGTCCCCTCGTTTTTGGGAAACCTCACTACTCTCAAAATGCTGAACCTCTCTTACAACCCGTTTTTCCCGGGTCGGATCCCGCCGGAGCTCGGCAACTTGACGAATCTCCAGATTTTGTGGCTTTCGGATTGTAACTTGGTGGGTGAGATTCCTGACTCGCTGGGTCGGCTCAAGAAGCTCACTGATTTGGACTTGGCTCTTAACGACTTACACGGGCCGATTCCGAGCTCGCTCACCGGGTTAACCAGCGTTTTCCAGATTGAGCTCTATAACAACTCGTTGTCCGGCGAGTTGCCCGCCGGAATGTCTAACTTGACGGCATTGCGACTGCTCGACGCGTCGATGAACCAGTTGACTGGGACGATTCCGGACGAGTTGTGCGGGTTACAACTCGAAAGTCTCAACCTTTACGAGAACCGATTCGAGGGAAGCTTACCTGAGAGCATTGCCAACTCGCCGAATTTGTACGAGCTCAGAATTTTCAGAAACGGGCTTACCGGCGAGTTACCAAGAAATCTCGGCGCGAAATCGCCGTTAAAATGGATCGACATCTCGAACAACAAATTCTCCGGCGAAATTCCGGCGAGTTTGTGTGCAATGGGAAAGCTGGAAGAGCTCTTAATGATAAGCAACGAGTTCTCGGGTCAAATTCCGCCGGGTTTGGGCGAGTGCCAGAGTTTGACCCGGATCCGAATGGGTTACAACCGGTTATCCGGTGAAGTACCCGCTGGTTTCTGGGGGCTCCCAAGTGTTAACTTGCTCGAACTAGTTGGGAACTCGTTTTCGGGTCAAATCGCGAAAACCATCGCCGGTGCGGCCAATCTTTCGGTCTTGATCGTGTCGAATAACGAGTTTTCGGGTCCCATACCCGAAGAAATTGGGTGGTTAGAGAACCTGTTTAAGTTTTGGGGTCACGATAACAGGTTTAGTGGGTCATTGCCAGAAAGTATGTTCAAACTTGATCAGCTTGGGAGTCTCGATCTTCATAATAATGAGCTCACTGGTGAGCTACCAAGTGAGATTAAGTCTTGGAAGAAGCTCAACGAGCTTAATTTAGCCGAAAACGGGTTCTCGGGTCAGATACCGGCTGAGATTTCGAGTATCTCAGTGCTTAATTACCTTGATCTTTCCAGGAATCAATTTTCTGGGAAAATCCCATCTGGGTTACAGAATTTGAAGCTCAATCAGCTCAATTTGTCATATAATCGATTATCGGGTGAGCTTCCACCCATGTTTGCTAAGGAATTGTATAAGAATAGCTTTGTGGGGAATCCTGGTTTGTGTGGGGATTTGGAGGGTTTGTGTGATGGGAAAGATGAAGCTAGGAATAAGGGTTATGTTTGGTTGCTTAGGACTATTTTCGTGCTTGCTGGGTTAGTGTTTATTGTGGGTGTGGTTTGGTTCTATATGAAGTACAGGTATATCAAGATGGCCAAGAGAGCAATCGACAAGTCGAAATGGACTTTGATGTCGTTTCATAAACTGGGTTTTAGTGAGTATGAGATCTTGGATTGTCTTGATGAAGATAATGTGATTGGTACTGGTGGTTCTGGGAAGGTTTACAAGGTTGTGTTGAGCGGTGGTGAGGTTGTTGCAGTGAAGAAGCTTTGGGGAGGAGCCACAAAAGAGTTTGATAGTGGTGATGTGGAGAAAGGAGGTCGTGTTCAAGACAATGCTTTTGATGCAGAGGTTGAGACTTTGGGAAAGATTAGGCACAAGAACATTGTTAAGCTATGGTGTTGTTGTACCACTAGAGATTGCAAGCTTTTGGTCTATGAGTACATGCCTAATGGTAGTCTGGGTGACTTGCTGCATAGTAGTAAGGCAGGGTTGTTGGATTGGCCAACGAGGTATAGGATTGCTCTGGATGCGGCTGAGGGACTTTCTTACTTGCATCACGATTGTGTTCCTGCAATTGTTCATAGAGATGTGAAATCCAACAATATTTTGTTGGATGGGGATTTTGGTGCACGAGTGGCAGATTTTGGAGTGGCTAAGGTGGTCGATTTAACTGGAAAGGGTCCTAAATCCATGTCTGTTATAGCCGGGTCTTGTGGCTACATTGCACCAG AGTATGCATACACTCTTAGGGTGAACGAGAAGAGTGACATATACAGTTTTGGAGTGGTTATTCTCGAGTTGGTCACTGGGAGGCTTCCCGTTGACCCCGAGTTCGGAGAAAAGGATTTGGTGAAGTGGGTATGTACCACTCTGGATCAAAAAGGCGTGGACCATGTGCTTGATCAAAAACTTGATTCTTGTTTCAAGGAGGATATATGCAAGGTCCTAAATATTGGCCTTCTCTGCACTAGCCCTCTTCCAATTAATCGCCCATCCATGAGACGGGTGGTTAAATTGTTGCAAGAAGTGGGCACAGTGAACCCATCCAAGACTGCCAAGAAAGATGGAAAACTGACACCTTATTACTATGAAGATGCCTCGGATCAAGGAAGTGTAGCTTAA